In Dyadobacter sp. NIV53, a single window of DNA contains:
- a CDS encoding carboxymuconolactone decarboxylase family protein: MKPITLLLILSFIFSAKAIARNTDQTIIDLNDRQRSIVAISAFTANGDLTNLKQALNDALTTGLTINEIKEELIHISAYCGFPRSLNGINTFSTVLTERKSKGITDKEGKAASKVAGSDKYQTGKKVLESLTGRPEASPKTGYAAFVPAIDTLLKEHLFNDIFTREVLTNKERELITIAALISLGGVESQLSGHFGICLYLGFTNKELGQVLSLIETKVGKKEADEGRRVLAKVTALKN, translated from the coding sequence ATGAAGCCCATTACATTACTGCTGATCCTTTCGTTTATCTTTTCCGCTAAAGCAATTGCCCGTAATACTGACCAAACAATCATTGACCTCAATGACAGGCAGCGAAGCATTGTAGCCATTTCCGCTTTTACCGCAAACGGTGATTTAACCAATTTGAAACAGGCATTGAACGATGCGCTTACAACGGGTTTGACTATCAATGAAATAAAAGAAGAGTTGATCCACATTTCTGCCTATTGCGGGTTTCCACGAAGCCTGAATGGTATCAACACATTCAGCACGGTACTGACCGAACGCAAGTCAAAAGGCATCACGGATAAAGAAGGTAAAGCAGCCTCGAAAGTGGCAGGTTCCGACAAATATCAAACTGGCAAAAAAGTCCTGGAATCGCTAACTGGCAGGCCTGAGGCTAGTCCGAAAACCGGTTATGCAGCCTTTGTGCCCGCTATTGATACGCTTTTAAAAGAACATCTTTTTAACGATATTTTTACGCGTGAAGTCCTTACCAATAAAGAACGTGAGCTTATTACAATTGCTGCACTTATCAGTTTGGGTGGCGTAGAATCTCAGCTGTCAGGCCATTTTGGAATTTGTTTGTACCTGGGATTTACAAATAAAGAGCTCGGGCAGGTACTTTCTTTGATTGAAACCAAAGTTGGAAAAAAAGAAGCGGATGAAGGCAGGCGGGTACTAGCCAAAGTAACAGCCTTAAAAAACTGA
- a CDS encoding nuclear transport factor 2 family protein, giving the protein MNVSFTGLLFLFIGLEGAIAQAQNKTASVNTEEQIITLSKDKWQWMADKNVDKLAILFDDKAKFVHMSGTWKKDEELDIIKTGSIWYKKADVHDVAVELFDDTAIIWSRITLEAMVRGNEAKTEFTVTEVYKKEADNWKILALTFSSVRDTHAIKH; this is encoded by the coding sequence ATGAATGTTTCTTTTACCGGACTGCTTTTCTTATTCATCGGTTTGGAAGGAGCCATTGCACAAGCCCAAAATAAAACCGCTTCTGTCAATACTGAAGAGCAAATCATCACCCTTTCCAAAGACAAATGGCAGTGGATGGCCGACAAAAATGTGGACAAACTGGCTATACTATTCGACGATAAGGCAAAATTTGTTCATATGAGCGGAACCTGGAAAAAGGACGAAGAGCTTGATATCATTAAAACCGGAAGTATTTGGTACAAAAAAGCAGATGTACATGATGTTGCAGTAGAGCTTTTCGACGATACGGCTATAATATGGTCCCGCATTACACTGGAAGCCATGGTTCGGGGCAATGAAGCAAAAACTGAATTCACAGTTACCGAAGTCTATAAAAAAGAAGCGGATAATTGGAAAATACTGGCGCTGACTTTTAGCAGTGTAAGAGATACCCATGCAATTAAACATTAA
- a CDS encoding flavodoxin: protein MTSKIQVFFAFFLLISACSSTQTEHFNAEPNPARVLIVYLSRTNNTRAVAEMIHKYTGGTLVTIEPEKPYPENYQATVKQVADENETGYLPPLKTKIDSVQKYDVVFVGFPTWGMQLPPPMKSFLKKYDLSGKTVIPFNTNGGYGTGNSFETVRELCPKSQISEGFTTRGGLERDGKLLVIKTERASEVEQQVKKWLQKIKMI, encoded by the coding sequence ATGACATCTAAAATCCAAGTGTTTTTCGCATTTTTCCTGCTGATTTCAGCTTGTTCTTCTACCCAGACCGAACATTTTAATGCTGAACCTAATCCGGCCAGGGTATTGATTGTGTATTTGTCAAGAACGAACAATACCAGGGCGGTGGCAGAAATGATACATAAGTATACAGGTGGAACATTGGTGACAATTGAGCCCGAAAAGCCTTATCCTGAAAATTATCAGGCTACTGTAAAACAAGTTGCTGATGAAAATGAAACGGGTTATTTACCGCCATTAAAGACTAAGATCGACAGTGTGCAAAAATATGATGTCGTATTTGTTGGCTTTCCAACCTGGGGAATGCAGCTTCCTCCACCCATGAAAAGCTTTCTGAAGAAATATGATCTGAGTGGTAAAACGGTCATTCCCTTTAATACAAATGGCGGCTATGGTACCGGAAACAGTTTCGAAACGGTGCGGGAACTTTGCCCTAAAAGTCAAATTTCGGAAGGATTCACAACGCGTGGCGGTCTGGAAAGAGACGGAAAATTACTGGTGATCAAGACGGAACGGGCCAGTGAGGTTGAGCAGCAAGTCAAAAAATGGCTGCAAAAGATAAAGATGATTTAA
- a CDS encoding AraC family transcriptional regulator, which yields MENVLRFKSIREYNAFNKHETLHPLVSIVDLSKADPRESRRMGYDFYVVFLKQIKCGDLRYGLNVYDYEEGTLVFLAPGQIIGENVRDNFYQPQGYALVFHPDLLQGTALGRHMSDYTFFSYEVTEALHLSEQERQMVTDCFSKIEYEITQRIDKHSKKLITANIELFLNYCVRFYDRQFITRDVANKGVLEKFDGILNAYFQSDKPQQIGLPTVGYCADQLNLSSNYFGDLIKKETGKSAQEYIQMKIINMAKERVFDPDKSVSEIAYELGFRYPQHFSRLFKQRVGLTPNEYRIHSDLN from the coding sequence ATGGAAAATGTCCTAAGATTTAAAAGTATCCGGGAATATAATGCTTTCAACAAACACGAAACCCTGCATCCGCTGGTCAGCATTGTAGATCTTTCGAAAGCAGATCCCCGGGAGTCGCGGCGAATGGGTTACGACTTTTATGTCGTTTTTCTCAAACAAATCAAATGCGGGGATTTGCGTTATGGTCTTAATGTATATGATTATGAAGAAGGTACACTGGTTTTTCTGGCACCCGGCCAGATCATAGGCGAAAACGTCAGGGATAATTTTTACCAGCCTCAGGGATATGCATTGGTATTTCATCCGGATCTTTTGCAGGGCACTGCACTTGGCCGGCATATGAGCGATTATACTTTTTTCTCCTATGAAGTCACCGAAGCGCTGCACTTATCCGAGCAGGAGCGGCAAATGGTTACAGATTGTTTTTCGAAAATCGAATATGAAATAACGCAGCGGATTGATAAACACAGCAAAAAGCTTATAACGGCTAATATAGAGCTGTTCCTCAATTATTGCGTACGCTTTTATGACCGTCAGTTTATCACCCGCGACGTGGCTAATAAGGGTGTATTGGAAAAGTTCGACGGGATACTCAATGCATACTTTCAGTCGGATAAACCTCAGCAGATCGGCCTTCCTACGGTAGGATATTGTGCAGACCAACTCAATTTGTCGTCCAATTATTTTGGTGACCTGATCAAGAAAGAAACCGGCAAGTCGGCTCAGGAATACATCCAGATGAAGATCATCAACATGGCTAAGGAAAGAGTATTTGATCCGGATAAGTCAGTCAGCGAAATTGCTTACGAACTGGGGTTCAGATATCCGCAGCATTTTAGCCGGTTATTCAAGCAGCGGGTCGGTCTTACACCGAATGAGTATCGGATTCATTCGGATTTGAACTAA
- a CDS encoding DUF4350 domain-containing protein, with protein MKLSPVFLLVFLAICGTVSAQQVPDFQFDPKISNPLYTNQNGPVVVVDEAHHNFHIIKSRYNAFAKVLTLDGYRVKPGTRLFSAESLSGVKILVIANALNAANENEWSKPTPSAFTPDEIEAVNKWVKEGGSLFLIADHMPFPGANEALAATFGFKLYNGFATDTTAAPFPGSKKGPDIFKKSDASLASHVITNGKSKAESIDHLATFTGQGFEIPGKAVSLITFNDKYKIFLPDTAWKFNEATPRLPIKGFSQGAVLNYYKGKVAVFGEAAMFSSQVTGKDRVPMGLSHPEAGQNVQFLLNLIHWLD; from the coding sequence ATGAAATTAAGTCCTGTTTTTTTGCTGGTTTTTCTGGCCATTTGTGGAACTGTATCGGCTCAGCAGGTGCCTGATTTTCAATTTGATCCAAAAATTTCAAATCCTCTTTATACCAATCAGAACGGCCCGGTTGTCGTCGTGGATGAAGCGCATCACAATTTTCATATTATTAAAAGCCGTTACAATGCGTTTGCAAAAGTATTGACGCTGGATGGCTATCGTGTAAAGCCCGGAACGCGACTTTTTAGCGCTGAAAGTCTGAGTGGTGTTAAAATACTGGTGATCGCCAATGCGCTTAACGCTGCCAATGAAAATGAATGGAGCAAACCGACACCCTCCGCCTTCACACCGGACGAGATCGAAGCTGTTAATAAATGGGTGAAGGAAGGTGGTTCACTGTTTCTGATAGCGGACCATATGCCATTTCCCGGAGCGAATGAGGCGCTGGCTGCCACTTTTGGTTTTAAACTTTACAATGGTTTCGCAACTGATACCACGGCTGCGCCTTTTCCCGGAAGTAAAAAAGGACCGGATATTTTCAAAAAAAGCGATGCTTCCCTGGCTTCTCATGTCATTACTAATGGTAAGTCGAAAGCGGAAAGTATCGACCACTTAGCCACGTTCACCGGTCAGGGTTTTGAGATACCCGGGAAGGCTGTTTCGTTAATCACCTTTAATGATAAGTATAAAATATTTCTTCCGGATACTGCCTGGAAATTCAATGAAGCCACACCCAGGTTACCCATTAAAGGATTTTCTCAGGGCGCCGTACTCAATTACTATAAAGGCAAAGTCGCAGTTTTCGGTGAAGCAGCAATGTTTTCTTCCCAGGTAACTGGCAAAGACAGAGTACCAATGGGTTTGAGTCACCCGGAAGCAGGCCAGAATGTTCAGTTTTTACTAAATCTAATTCACTGGCTCGACTGA